A stretch of DNA from Gemmatimonadota bacterium:
GCCAGATTGAGGTTGAGGGCTATCTTCTGATTCCCGATTTGTTGACGCCCGAGCATCTGGCCCGGCTCAAGGCGATAACCGATAGTTTGGAAACCACTCCGGTGGATTACAGCATCCATCAGCGGGGACGGAGTGACATCCAGTTCCTCGGCGGTGAAATCACCGACCTCATCGCCCATCCCCCGACGGTCGCCTTTCTGAGGGAACTTCTGGGGGAGGATATCATCCTGTCGCATTACGGCTATGCCCGCTCAGAGCCAGGGCACCCCGGCATTAGCCTCCATACGGACGGTCAACCCTACGGTTCGCGCATCTTTGGTTATCTGGGTAGCGTACCGGTCATGGTCCGGGTGCTGTATTATCTGGACGACCTGACCCCAGAGGTCTCTCCATTCCGCGTCATTCCCCGATCACACCTCTCCATGCACGCAGACGGCAATCCCTACCAGCGCTTCGAGTCCCATCCAGAGGAGGTCATGGTTCCCGCAAAAGCCGGTTCTGCGATGTTTATTAACCACAAGGTTTTCCACGGCAATTTCCCCAATGTCGGCGACTGGCCCCGCTCAATGCTGGCTATTGCTTACCGCCCGGCCTGGGCCGGTCCTGTCCAGAAAGTTGAAGGGTGGGATCCGCAGGCCGTCGCCGCGCTGCCCGATGCAGTGAAGCCCTTCTTCGGCGACCGCAACACCCGCCACTGGACCCCCGAAGGGGACAACAAACCGCCCGACATGGCCAGTCAGGCCCCGGGTATCAATCCCAGCCGATGGGAACGCAAGTAAGGAGAACGAATGTATCCCAATCCACTTAAACAGAAGCTTAGAAAGGGCGATATCGTGCTGGGGACCTCCCTGCCGGTCCCCTCATCCCTCGTCCTTGGAACCATCGTGCAGGCCCGGCCAGACTTTGTCTGGATCGATACCGAACACGCCCCGTTCGCCACCGAATCCCTGGACGCTATCCCCGTCCTTGCCAGGCAGAATGGCGTGGCGCCGATGATCCGCGTGGCCTGGAACGACCCGGCTCTGATCAAGAAGGCCTTCGATGTCG
This window harbors:
- a CDS encoding phytanoyl-CoA dioxygenase family protein produces the protein MSAPRIDDRDWSALTSGERIRQIEVEGYLLIPDLLTPEHLARLKAITDSLETTPVDYSIHQRGRSDIQFLGGEITDLIAHPPTVAFLRELLGEDIILSHYGYARSEPGHPGISLHTDGQPYGSRIFGYLGSVPVMVRVLYYLDDLTPEVSPFRVIPRSHLSMHADGNPYQRFESHPEEVMVPAKAGSAMFINHKVFHGNFPNVGDWPRSMLAIAYRPAWAGPVQKVEGWDPQAVAALPDAVKPFFGDRNTRHWTPEGDNKPPDMASQAPGINPSRWERK